From Ananas comosus cultivar F153 unplaced genomic scaffold, ASM154086v1, whole genome shotgun sequence, one genomic window encodes:
- the LOC109704462 gene encoding probable polygalacturonase, whose translation MELQTLKFYLLSLCLLAAVALLLPECAAARRSRAGGERQAAVVAVKGLRYASATSCRAHSAAVTEFGAVGDGATSNTAAFRAAVGNLSQYSADGRGGGMLYVPAGRWLTGPFNLTSSFTLFLHRDAVILASQVVQLF comes from the exons ATGGAGTTACAAACACTCAAATTTTAT CTTCTTTCGCTGTGCCTCCTGGCCGCCGTCGCGCTCCTCCTCCCCGAATGCGCGGCGGCCCGCAGATCGAGAGCTGGGGGGGAGCGGcaggcggcggtggtggcggtgAAGGGGCTGAGGTACGCGTCGGCGACGAGCTGCAGGGCGCACTCGGCGGCGGTGACGGAGTTCGGGGCAGTGGGGGACGGGGCGACGTCGAACACGGCGGCGTTCCGGGCGGCGGTGGGGAACCTGAGCCAGTACTCGGCGGACGGGCGGGGAGGGGGCATGCTGTACGTGCCGGCCGGACGGTGGCTGACGGGCCCGTTCAACCTCACCAGCTCCTTCACCCTCTTCCTCCACCGCGACGCCGTCATCCTCGCCTCCCAGGTTGTCCAACTCTTCTGA